The nucleotide window ACCGTTCATTCATAAAATGAATTTGAAAGTATTACTGAAAATGAAAAGAATAAAATATTGTAAATATGTCGCCAAGAACAGAAGAGCAATTTAAAGAAATTAGAGAGCAAAAAAAACAGAAAATTTTGGATGCAGCTCTCGAAATATTCGCTGAAGAAGGTTATTACCCTTCATCAATTAGTAAAATTGCAAAAAAAGCTGGCATTTCTAAAGGATTGATTTACAATTATTTTTCGTCGAAAGAAGAGCTGATAAAAATAATTGCCTATGATGGAATCGAAAGGCTTATGGTTTCTTTCGACCCAAATCACGATGGAATTCTTACACAAGAAGAATTAATTTTTATGATTAAC belongs to Bacteroidota bacterium and includes:
- a CDS encoding helix-turn-helix transcriptional regulator — encoded protein: MSPRTEEQFKEIREQKKQKILDAALEIFAEEGYYPSSISKIAKKAGISKGLIYNYFSSKEELIKIIAYDGIERLMVSFDPNHDGILTQEELIFMINESFSLHNSQKQAK